The sequence CCAAAGGCAACCAGGCGGATGGGCAAGGGCTTGCGGGCCTTGGCTGAGGCCACGGCAAGGGCGACGGCAAGGTCCGTGGCAGGTTCACTGAGCTTCACCCCGCCCACGGTGGCAACGTAGGAGTCATCCTTGTGCAGCAGGGTGCCCGCACGCTGCTGCAGCACGGCCAGCAGCATGGACACCCGCGAGCTGTCCAGGCCGCTGGTGGCGCGGCGCGGCTGCGAGTTGGGGCTTTCGGCGAGCAGCGACTGCACCTCCGCCAGCAGGGGACGGCGCCCCTCCATGGTGACCGTGATGCAGGTCCCGGAGACAGGTTCCTTGGTGCGGCTGACGAACAGTCCGGACGGATCGGCCAGGCCCTCGATGCCGTTCTCATTGAGGTCGAAGCACCCGACGTCGTCGGTGGGCCCATACCTGTTCTTCACCGCGCGCAGGAGCCGCAGCCGGGAGTGCCGCTCGCCCTCGAACTGGCACACCACGTCCACCAGGTGTTCCAGCAGGCGGGGACCGGCGATGGATCCGTCCTTGGTGACGTGACCGACCAGCAGGGTGGTCATGTTCCGCCGTTTGGCGGCCGCAATGATCGATGCCGCCACCTCGCGGACCTGGGATACGCCGCCGGCGCTGCCGTCGACATCGGCGCTGCTGAGGGTCTGCACGGAGTCCACGATCAGCAGCCGCGGTTCGATCTTTTCCACCTGCCCCAGGGCCTGCCCCAGGTCCGTTTCCGCCGACAGGTACAGGGATTCTGCGACGGCGTCGATCCGCTCGGCGCGCAGCTTCACCTGGGCAGCCGACTCTTCACCGGTGACGTAGAGGACATCCTGGGCAGTCCGGGCGAACTTGGCGGCCACGTCCAGCAGCAGCGTGGATTTTCCGACGCCGGGTTCGCCAGCGAGCAGGATGACAGCGCCGGGAACCAATCCGCCGCCCAGAACTCGGTCCAGTTCGTCCACGCCGGTGGGAAGGAAAGCCGCCGTGGTGGCGTCCACATCGGCAATCCGGCGCGCAGGCTCCACGACTGTCGTGGCCGCCGTCGTCCGCGCCACGGCGGTGCCCGTTTCCTCAACCGTGCCCCAGGCCTGGCACTCGCCGCAGCGGCCCACCCACTTGGCCGTGGTCCAGCCGCACTCGGCGCATTTGTACGCGGGCGCCTTGGACGCCCGGGATGTCTTTGTTGCCATGCGTCCAACCCTAGTGGCGGCCACCGACACTAAAGCGCGGGCAGGACGTCCCTGGCCTCGGCGGCGTCCATGCCGGTGGCTTCCAGGAGGTCCACCATCAGCGGCCGGAACAGCATGACGACGGTTTCGCCTTCCAGCCGCTGGACCTCCAGCAGTTTGGGATGCAGGCGAAGGGCGATCTCGCTCAGGTCCCGACGGGCAGTGCGCAGGTGGGCGCGGCGCACTCCTTCATGCGTCTCCGCGAGCCCCAGCGACAGCTCGTCGATGGCGGCGGCCGTCTCCTGCAGCACCCCGGCGATGCTGTCCGTCGCCTCATCCGAGAGCGCTGTGTGGTTGATGGCGCTGGTCAGCCGGCGGGCGAACACGCGGCTGTTCCTCAGGGCAAGGTCGATGAAATCCAGGGACTGCTTCAGCCGGTCCAGTTCATCGCGGTGCCGGCGGTAGGCGGGAGCCAGGGTGGCAACCTCGCCGGACGCGCGAAGGGACTGGCGCATGGCATCCACGAGGGGCTGACAGTTCCTGCCGCGGATCAGGGCGTGCCAGGCCTGCGTGGAGTCACTGTTCACCAGCGCGCCGGCGCATTCCCGCAGTACCTCCGCCAGTTCATGCAGCAGCTTCCGCACATCCCGGCGCGGCTCCTGGCGGGGATCCTTGGGCACCAGGATGGTCACCAGCAGGGCGAACATGCCGCCCACCACAGCATCGATACTGCGGGTGAACGGGCCACCGGACGGTGCCGGGAGCAAGACCACCAGCAGCGACTGCAGCGCCAGTTGGGTGGTGAAGATGTTTCCGCTGTCCAGGAACCGGGCCAGCAGGATGGAGAAGAGGAGCACGACGGCGGCCACCCAGATGTCGCCCCCCAGCCAGTGCAGGAGCAGGTCACCGACGGCGATGCCGATGGTGCAGCCCAGGCCGACTTCCATCACCCGCCGCAGCCGGGGCTCACGGGAAAACCCCAGGGCGATCAGGGACGAGGTGGCGGCGAAGAGCGGCCCGGTGTGGCCAAGGATGTACTCCGCGAAGGCGTAGGCGCCCACGGCGCAGACCGTCATCTGGATGGCAGGGACAAACGAGTTGCGGCTGCGGATCAGCCCGGTCCGGACCCGGCTGCGCAGGAACCGCTTAGTTGTTGAGAGTCCTGCTGGGATGGCCATGGGTCCAATACTATTCAGTGCCGATCCCCTGCCCTGCTCAGGTGCACTACGGCCACGCGTGTGATCTGCGCAATGGTGACCCGGCATTTGTCAGCCAAAATCCCGCCGTCGTTAATCCTCCGTTCACTTTGGACAGCCCATCCCGTTACCTGCGGCCCATAACTTACTTGAAGGTACAAAACGTACGCATCGCGCAGCAGGGTTCTCCGTCCCTGTCCCGCACCTGAATAACCCTGGAAGGGGTACATCTAGTGAAGGCACTCCGCTTCGGCCGCCACGCGGCTATCGCTGTTATCGCAGCCGGCGCACTCGCGCTTACCGCCTGCGGTTCAGACAACGCCACGAACACCGCGCCTGCAGGCTCCCAGTCCGCCGGCGGCCCCAAGGTCACCGGCACGCTGACCGGCATTGGTTCCTCCGCCCAGGGCGCAGCCATGGACGCCTGGAAGACCAACTTCGCCTCCGCCAACTCCGGCGCCACCGTGCAGTACTCCCCGGACGGCTCCGGTGCGGGCCGCAAGGCAATCCTGGACGGTTCGGCCCAGTTCGCAGGCTCGGACGCCTACCTGAAGGATGATGAATACGCCTCGTCCAAGTCCGTCTGCGGACCCGACGGCGCCATCAACGTTCCCGTCTACATCTCCCCGATCGCCGTGGCCTTCAACGTTCCCGGCGTCACCGACCTGAAGCTGGACGCCACCACCGTGGCCAAGATCTTCCGCGGCCAGATCGCCAAGTGGAACGACCCCGCCATCGCTGCCCTGAACGCCGGCGTTACGCTGCCGGACCTGAAGGTCACGCCGGTAAACCGCTCCGACGACTCCGGCACCACGCAGAACTTCACTGACTACCTGTCCGCCGCCGCGTCCGACGTCTGGACCGACCCGGCCGCCGGTATCTGGCCCGCCAGCCTCAAGGGCGAAAACGCCAAGGGCACCTCCGGTGTGGTCAAGACCGTCACCGACACCCCCGGTGCCGTGACCTACGCTGACGATTCCGCCGTCAGCGGCAAGCTGGGCGTTGCCCAGATCAAGGTGGGCGATTCCTTCACCAAGATCTCCGCCGACGCTGCTGCCAAGGCAGTGGACGCCGGCCAGCCCGTCGCCGGCCGCGCCGCCAACGACCTCTCCATCAAGCTGGACCGCAAGACCACCATCGCCGGAGCCTACCCGATCGTCCTGGTGTCCTTCCACGTCCTGTGCACCACCTACGACAAGCAGGAGACCGTTGACCTGATCAAGGCCTTCGAGCACTACGTAGTTTCCTCCGAAGGCCAGAAGGCTGCAGCAGACTCGGCAAAGTCCGCCCCGCTGTCCTCCGACCTCGCAGCAAAGGCCGCCAAGGCCATCGACTCGATCAAGGTCAAGTCCTAGCCAACGCTGTAAAACCGGGTTCCCCGCCTGCCGGATGGCAGTGCGGGGAACTTGGCTTTGCACCCCGCTTCCTTAATCCAGCAACGAATCGAAGGGCCGTCGAATGACCGCCACCTCCCTGACCAGTACCCAGGGCGCCGGGCGCGCCGGGGACAAAGTCTTCTCCGGTGCCACGCTCGCCGCCGGGTGCCTGATCCTCGCCGTCCTCTTCGGCGTCGCTCTCTTCCTGGTAGTCCAGGCAATTCCCGCGCTGACCGCTCCCGCAGACAAGATCCAGGGCGGGCAGGGTTTCTTCGCCTACATCTGGCCCATCGTGATCGGCACCCTGATCGCCGCAGCCATCGCGCTGGTGATCGCCACCCCCATCGCCATCGGCGTGGCGCTGTTCATCTCCCACTTCGCACCCCGCCGCCTCGCCTCCGGACTCGGCTACGTGGTGGACCTGCTCGCCGCCATCCCCTCCGTGGTCTACGGCGCCTGGGGCGCTGCCTTCCTTGCCAAGGAGATCTCCCCGGCGTACGGCTGGCTCGCGGCAAACATGGGCTGGCTCCCCATCTTCCAAGGCCCTGCGTCCAGCACCGGCAAGACCATCCTCACCGCGGGCATCGTCCTCGCCGTCATGGTCCTGCCCATCATCACCTCGCTGTCCCGCGAGATCTTCCTGCAGACCCCCAAGCTGCATGAGGAAGCTGCCCTCGCGCTCGGTGCAACCCGCTGGGAGATGATCAGGATGGCCGTGCTGCCCTTCGCCCGTCCGGGCATCATCAGCGCCATCATGCTGGGCCTGGGCCGCGCACTCGGCGAGACCATGGCCGTTGCCCTGGTGCTCTCCTCCGGTGCCCTGACCGCCAGCCTGATCCAGTCCGGAAACCAGACCATCGCAGCCGAGATCGCCCTGAACTTCCCCGAAGCCAGCGGCCTCAAGGTCAGCACCCTGATCGCCGCGGGCCTGGTGCTGTTCGTCATCACCCTTGGCGTGAACATGATCGCGCGCTGGGTCATCACCCGGCACAAAGAATTCTCGGGAGCCAACTAAATGACCTCCACGCTTACCCCGGTCCGCAGCAAGCGGTCTGCCCTCACCAAGGGCCAGCTGCCCAAGTATGCACCCTATGCAGTGCTCGTCGGAGCCCTGATCGTCGGGGCCGCCATCCTCGCCCTGATCGGCTTCAACCCGTTCGGCTGGGGCCTGGTTTCGGCGATTTTGTTCGCCGTTGGCCTGGTTTCCTGGAGCGCCGCCGTGGAAGGCTCCCGCAAGGCCAAGGACAAGCTGGCCACCTGCCTGGTGGTCGGCTCGTTCCTGGTGGCATTGCTGCCCCTCGTCTCGGTGATCTGGACCGTACTGGTCAACGGCATCCCCGGACTTATCGACCCCGGATTCCTCACCACCTCCATGAACGGGGTCACCGGCGCCTTCGACAACAAGGCCGTCGAAAGCGGCGCCCCGGTGATGGGCGGCATCTACCACGCCCTCCTGGGCACGGTGCAGATCACGCTGCTGGCCACCGTCATCTCCGTTCCCGTGGGCCTGCTCACGGCCATCTACCTGGTGGAGTACGGCCACGACGGCCGCCTGGCCAAGGCCATCACGTTCTTCGTGGACGTCATGACCGGCATCCCGTCCATCGTGGCCGGCCTGTTCGCAGCCGCGTTCTTCTTCGCAGTGGTGGGCCCGGGCACCAAAACTGGTGCGGTCGCCGCCGTCGCCCTTTCCGTCCTGATGATCCCCGTGGTGGTCCGCTCCAGCGAGGAAATGCTCAAGATCGTCCCCAACGAGCTCCGCGAAGCCGCCTATGCCCTGGGCGTCCGCAAGTGGCGGACCATCCTCAAGGTGGTTATCCCGACGGCGATCTCGGGCATCGCGTCCGGCGTCACCCTGGCGATCGCCCGGGTTATCGGTGAGACGGCGCCCATCCTGGTCACCGCAGGCTTTGCCACCAGCATCAACTCCAACGTGTTCGGCGGCTGGATGGCCTCGCTTCCCACGTTCATCTACACCCAGATCCTCAACCCCACCTCGCCCTCCAACCCGGACCCGTCCTCACAGCGGGCCTGGGGTGCGGCGCTGGTGCTGATCATCCTGGTGATGGTCCTGAATCTGGTGGCGCGTCTGATCGCCCGGATCTTCGCCCCCAAAACGGGCCGGTAGCCAGACCAGCCGCATCTTCCGCCCACCCGTGGCGGATCCTAGACTTCAATCCATACCCAGTAAGTGAAGGAACACCATGTCTAAGCGCATCGACGTCAAGGACCTGAACGTGTACTACGGCGATTTCCTCGCCGTTGAGGACGTCAGCATCAACATCGAGGCCAAGTCCGTCACCGCGTTCATCGGCCCCTCCGGCTGCGGAAAGTCCACCTTCCTCCGCACCCTGAACCGTATGCACGAGGTCATCCCCGGCGCCCGCGTCGAGGGCGAGGTCCTGCTGGACGGCGACAACCTCTACGGACCCGGCGTGGACCCTGTCACCGTGCGCTCGCAGATCGGCATGGTCTTCCAGCGGCCCAACCCGTTCCCCACCATGTCCATCCGGGACAACGTGCTGGCAGGCGTGAAGCTGAACAACAAGAAGATCTCCAAGGGCGAGGCCGACGTCCTGGTGGAACGCTCGCTTAAGGGCGCCAACCTGTGGAACGAGGTCAAGGACCGGCTGGAGAAGCCCGGCTCCGGCCTCTCCGGCGGCCAGCAGCAGCGCCTCTGCATTGCCCGTGCCATTGCCGTGGAGCCGCAGGTGATCCTCATGGATGAGCCCTGCTCCGCCTTGGACCCGATCTCCACCTTGGCCATCGAGGACCTCATCAACGAGCTCAAGGACCAGTACACCGTGGTGATCGTGACCCACAACATGCAGCAGGCCGCGCGTGTGTCCGACAAGACGGCGTTCTTCAACATCGCGGGCACCGGCAAGCCGGGCAAGCTGATCGAGTACGGCGATACCCACACCATCTTCAGCAACCCCGTGCAGAAGGCCACCGAGGACTACGTTTCCGGCCGCTTCGGGTGAGCCATTGGCGCCGTTGGCGATCTACTGACGGGTTTAGTACGCTTATCTAGATACTTCCGGAACTAGTAGTAAGCCCGCTAAAGGAGTTTTGCCATGACGCAGACGGCCAGTGACCCCATGGGCCCCCAACTTACTGTTTCCGTACCTGAGAGGGACGCCGTGCAGGATGCCGTGGAACCGGCCCAGGCGTTTGCCGCCGCGGCGGGGCTGGCGGGGCCCCTTGCGGCCGGGCCGCTGGCGCCCGAGCTTGAACCGCATCTCTCGCTGGCTGTGGCCCCCGCTGAGGAAGAGGACGTGCTGGCCGAGGTGTGGCGCACCAGCTCCCGCCTCGAAAGCATGCAGTGGGAGCTGGATACCGCCCAGGAGTCCCTGCGGCAGGCAGTCCGCAAAGCCTCGGCAGCCGGAGTCGCGGACCATGAACTGTGCGCGGCGGCCAACCTCACGCAGGACGAACTCACCACCGTGCTGGTGGCCGCGGCGCCCGTAACCCTGGAGCTCTAGCAAACCCTGTGGCTGGCCGTCCCCATTGGGGGCTGGGCTCGCTGTGCAGGGGCTGCCCCTGCACGCTAAGCCGGCCCGTCACTGCGCCGCGCGGTACATCCAGCGCGGTACAGGGGCGCCCTGCGGAGTGGCTATTCGGGAACTTCCAGCTGGAACCCGCAGTGGCAGCGCAGGACCCGGGTGGGGAGGGCCACGTCGCTGAGCGTGCTGCCCGACCTGCCGCTGCGGTAGCAGAGCCGCTCAACCTCGAACTCCGCCTCTTCCATGGGGAAGCCGCAGTGGATGTAGTCGTCCCCGAAGAGGATGACATCGGTCTTCCAGTGCACCTGGTTCAGCGCGGCCGCAACGTCTGTGGCGTAGGCGGTGTGTTCCTGGAACAGGTCGCAGTCGTTGCAGGTGTAAGAGACCGTGACCAGGTCACTGCCTGCCGCGCCGATGGCCGTGATCGCGTGGATGGTGAGCTGGTGCTCGGTTCCGCAGGCCTCGCACCGGGGCTGCCGGGGCTGTGGAAGGGGGCGCCGGGAATACGAGGGAGACATGACGCCTGCTCTTTTCCGCGTTGTGCATCCGAACCGCCGGTTGGCTGCAGCGGCGCGTCGTCCGCAGCCCTGCACACGGCGTGGACGCCGGTCCCCGGCACCGTTGACCCGGGGGCGCACTTTGAATGTACGTCACACCGGATTCCCTGTATAGGGGGAGCTGCCCGCCTACGTGGAGATGGGGGAGAGTGCCAGCGCAAGCACGAAGCCGAGGGCGCAGGTAGCCAGCGGGGTCAGCCCCCAGAGCCACAGGATCCGGATGACCAGCTTCCGGTTGGTGACCGAAAAATGCTGGTTCTCCCCTGCACCCAGGGCGCCGGCTGTGACGGTGTGGGTGGTGGAGAGGGGCCAGTGCAGCCCGATCGCGCCCACAAAGAGCATCACCGCGCTGAATGTCTGGGCCACGGAGCCACGCAGGGGATCGATCCTGGTGATCTTGTAGCCGATGGTGTGCGAGATCCGCCACCCTCCGAAAAGGGTCCCGGCGGTCATCATCACCGCGGAAAGCCCCGCCACCCAGGTGGGGATTCCGCCGTCGGCATAGCCGGCCGCCAGCAGTGCCAGCAGCAGGACGGCGCTGACGCGCTGTCCGTCCTGCAGGCCGTGGCCGAACGCCACTGCCCCCGCCGCTACGGCCTGCCCCCGGCGGAACCGCTGGTTCACCACGTTGGCCTGGGTGTAGCGGGCCACCCATGTGGCCGGGTACACCAGGAGGAAGGAGCCGCTGTAGGCCACCAGCGGGGAGAGGACCAGCGGCAGGACCACCTGGAACAGCAGCGACTGGTCCACGCCGGCAACGCCCGGGCCTCCGATGGCCAGGCTCGCAAGCCCTGCACCGGCAAGGCCGCCCACCAGGGCATGGGTGGAGGACGCGGGAATGCCGCGCCACCACATCAGGATGCCCCATGCGCACGCGCTGGCCAGGCCGGCCACCAGGATGGACAGTCCGTCGGTGCCGGCGGGGAGGCTGATCCAGGTCCGGCTGACGGCGACGGCGAGCAGGGCGCTGAGGAGGGCGCCGACAAAGTTGAAGAACGCCGCCAGGAGGATGCCCACGCTGGGGGTGAGGGCCCGGTTCCGCACCGCCAGGGCCACCGAGGTGGATGCGTCGCGGAAGCCGTTCAGGAAGGCAAACGCCGCGGCCAGCAGGACCACCGCGCCGAAGATGACTGCCGCCACGTCAGGATTCCTTGACGATGATGCTGCCTACCTGGGTGGCCACCCGCCGCATGTCCTTGGTGACCTCCACCAGCTGGTTGGCGATGTCGCGGTTGCGGGAATACTGCGCCCACTTCATGTCCGCGATCATGTCCGCCACCCACACGCGGTGTGTGCGCTCCGCCCGTTTGGCGAGGCGCAGGATCTCGATCCAGTAGTCCTCGAGGTCGTCCAGGTCATTGAGCCTGCGCATGGCGTCAACGGTCAGTTCGGCCTGCCGGCTGATGATCTCCAGCTGGTCGGCGGCGCGTTTGGGGAGACGGTCAAGCCGGTACAGGGCCACCAGTTCCGCTGCCGCGTCCATCTTCTCCATGGCCTCGTTGAGGTACCGGGACAGGGCGTACATGTCCTCGCGGGGAAGGGGGTTTACGAAGCTGGTGCGCATGTGGGTCAGCAGCGCGAAATGCAGTTCGGCGGACTTGGCCTCGATGTTGTGCATGTCCTCGACGAGCTTGGCGTGCTCGTCCGCGGGTACGCCAAGGATCTCGGCCAGGGTGGCGGTGGCCAGCACGATCTGTTGTGCCATCTGTGAGAGCAGGTTCAGCCCTGCGGGCTCCTGTGGAAAAAGGCGCAGCTTCACGTGTTTACTGGTCTCCAGGGACTTATCAAGGCGGGGGTTGCTGCCGTGTGACTTGACGGCGGCGGGCAACTGGGGATTACTCTACCGGCCCGTAACTGCACCCCGGAATCGGCCACCTGGAAGAGGGCAGAAAAATGGTGCCGAACCGGATACGCCTCTCGGCGGTAGGCCGCTCTAGGCGGCTAATTGTTGAAGCCCGGGGGTTTCGCGGCTCGGCACCGGTTTCAGTCTTCTACTTCACCCGGCCCAAGTCAATCTTGACAGCGGGGGCTTGGTTCGTCCCGGAAATCCGGTCCGGCGGCTCCAGCCGGGGCTCAGTCCAGTTCGCCCAGGCGCCACGCGTTGGCGGCATGTTCCAGGTCCTCGGCGGTCTTCACCAGCTGGTGGGAGTTGCGGGTCAGCTTGCTGGCATGGGCCTCGTTGGCGTGTTCGGCGCCGTCGGCGAGGGTGGCCTGCCCGAGCGCCACGACGCGGCAGAACGCGGCGGAGCGTTCCAGCGCGACGTCGAAGTCGCCGTCGAATGCGCCGGAAAGGATGGCATCCGCCATGGTGCGCATTTCGTCGGCGCCCGGCGGCTCAGCCGCGCCGGCCACCACGTTGGATACCTGGGCGGTGTCCCGTCCCGCCCGGAAATAGACACTGATGCGCTCAGGGTCCTGGACGGTGGCGGCGCGCAGCGCGTAAAGCCGCCACAGCGCGCCGGGAAGTGAGCGGGCGGGGCTCTCGGCCCACATCTCGGCGATCGCATCCAGCCCCTGTTCGTCCGCGAGCTTGACCAGCCGTTCGGTGATCACGGGATCGTCGCTGTCGCGGCCATGGCGGACCAGTGCCTGCGCGGCAAGGTGGGCGGCCTCCGACACGCGGGCGGGATCGGCCCCGCCTGCGAAGGGCTCGAAGTCCATCGGCGCGAAGGGCTTGGGCTTATGGTGCCGGTTGCTGCCGCCGTACGGAGTGTGTCCTGCTTGCTCGCTCATGCCCCCACGCTACTCCTGTGCCGCCGCGGAAATCGAGCGTCTTCAGGGCTTGTCCGCTGGCGGCGGGAAGGCCTGGAACCGTGGGGTGGAAAGGTTCGACGGCGGCGCCCGCGGCGTGTGCCAAGTGGCTGGAACCATGGGTTAGAGTATTAACGTCCAGAAATGGATTGGGCCGTACGGGCAGGCACAGCGTGTTTGACCGGCCGGCAGGGGCCTTTAGCTCAGTTGGTAGAGCATCGGACTTTTAATCCGTGGGTCGTGGGTTCGAGCCCCACAGGGCCCACCCATCAGGACTACGAAGGTCCGCCGCTAGTGAACTGGTCCCCGAAAGTTGGACTCGTTAATGTGCGGGTTCCACTTTAGCGGCCAGAGATCGGCCCTTCACAGAAGTCCTCTTCCCATTGGGACGGGGGACTTCTGTCGTTGCTGGTGCAGAGCCGTCGACTGACAGAGCTACTTGGTGAATTTCTTCCCGAGGATTCTGCCCGTTCCAGTGTCAATGGATACGCGATTGAGACGGCAGCTGGCGAGACACGGCCATCTATTCCGTTCTGCGCGAGGAATGGCCATACGTGCGCAGGGGCTATTGATCAGGCGTTTGGTGACGTAGCTCGAGGAGCCCGAACGGTGAGGAGAAGCCGCAGAAGGTTCGTGACACGATCGTCGTATGACTTCATCACCACTGCCAGTTGTACGCGAGGAGCGAGGAAACGCAGCCGCGAGAGATGCTGCAGGGATCTGGGCTCGTGCTACTGCCCGTCGCGACCGACTCCCTGCGGTCCCGATGCTCGAGGACAAGCTGCCCGGTATTGAATCAGCTCTTGCCTGCGATGGGGCGCTGCTTTTGATCGCTCGCGTCGAGGGAGAAGCAAGGGCCTTTGCGCTAGTCATTCCCCGCGTCGATGTTCTGGAAGTGCTCTACTTGGCGGTTGATCCGACGGCCTGGGGCACTGGCCTCGCCCGCGAGGTCCTCGACCACCTCCGCCATCACTCAGCAAAGGAAAAGACTCCGATGGAACTTTGGGTTATCGCGGACAACAGCAGAGCGATCGCTTCCTACGAAAGTGCTGGATGGACCCGAACGACCGAAGTTAAGGTTCGTAACTCGTCAGGCCGACCGGAACGCCGCTACATCTTGACTCATTGAAGGTTGGCTAGGAGAGACCTATGCCGCAAGCGTCTGAGCCCGGTACTGTACCGGGCTCAAACCATTGAGCCTGGTGGAGATTCTTTCGGTGTTGTACCAGCGGATGTACTCGTGCAGCGCTGATGCGAGTGCGTCGGTGTTGAGGAACCCGACGCGGTGGAAGAGCTCTTCCTTGAGGTGTCCGAAGAAGTTCTCCATGACAGCGTTGTCGTAGCAGTTGGCTTTGCGGGACATCGATTGGACCGCGCCGGCGTTCGCCAAGAGCGTGCGCCAGGAGTTGTGCTGATATTGGAATCCCTGGTCGGAGTGCACGAGTGGTTTCTGCCCGTTCTCCAGCGTGGCCAAGGCGCCGCGCAGCGAGGCGTTGGCCAGCTCTAGATTGGGCGAGGTGCCAATCGCGTAGGAGATGATCTGCCGGTCGAAAAGGTCCATGATCGGTGAGAGGTAGAGTTTCCGGTCACCGACACTGAACTCGGTCACATCGGTGACCCACTTCTGGTTTGGGGCGTCCGCTTCGAACTGGCGTTTCAGCAGGTTCGGGGCCACGATGCCCTGCTCGCCCTGGTAGGAGTTGTACCGCTTCCTGCTTCGGACCTTGCAGACCAGCCGCAGGGAACGCATCAGCTTCAGTACGGTCTTCTTCGCGACCGTCCACCCTTGCTTGAGCAGTTCAACATGGATCCGGCGGTGTCCGTACCGGCCGTGGTTCCTCTTGAAAATCTCCGTGACAGCTGCCTTTAGGGAAGCCCGCGGATCGGGGGCTTGGAGGCGGGACTGGTGGTAGAAGAACGTGGACCGGGGTAGCCCGGCTACGTCCAGGAGAACTTCCAATCGATGTTCGGCCTTGAGAGCGATGACAGCACGGACCTTTAGCGCTGTTCCCCGTCCCTCAAGGCGTTTACTTTTCCCAGGAAGGCCACCTCTGCGCGCAGGCGTTCGTTCTCACGGCGCAGTTGCTCTACCTCAGACTCAGGTTTCCTTGCTGTCCCAGGATTCGTCTTCGGACGGCCTTTCGGCTTGGGGCGCAGCCCGTCCTCGCCTTCGGTCCGGTACTGACGCGCCCACTTCTCGAGCAACAGTGGAGAGGACAGCCCAAGCTCTTTCGCCAGGGCGACTTTGGGCTCACCCGCACGGTATCGCTGCACAGCATCAAGTTTGAACTCAAACGAGAACACCGGTCGTGTTGGCTTCGCCACCAGCGTCGTACCTCCGCGCGTCCGCCATCGACCATACAAGCGTTTGATGGCACCTTTACCTACTCCGAGTCGGGTCGCTACCGCCCAAGCACCCCAACCCGTTTCAAACAACGCTACCGCGGCCTCGCGCTGCTCCTCGGACAACGAACTTCTTCCATGCATAAAACTGCTCCCCGAAAGTCAGAACTGATTTCTCAGTCCAACTTTCGGGGAGCAGTTCACTAGCGCAGGCGGACCTTTCCTTTTAACCTCTTCCGGACCCCAGCTTCCATCCCGGCGGCAGCCCGCCCGAACCCCCTGATGTGTTCCGGCGGGTGCATGGTTCAGCTGGCGGGGTCGTACTGGAAAGCCCGCACCTCCTGTGCGCAGCGGCAGGCCCTGGCGATTTTCGCGGCCCACCGGGCAGCTGCGGCGCAAGGATCCATCCGGAATCGCCAGCCCATTTGCGCACGCGGGGCACCGGGGTCACAGGCACAATAGGCTCATGGCAAATACCAGCAAGGGCCGGATGCCGCGCCTGGAAGACGTGGCCAAGGTGGCCGGCGTCTCCCACCAGACCGTCTCCCGCGTGGTGAA comes from Pseudarthrobacter sp. NIBRBAC000502770 and encodes:
- the radA gene encoding DNA repair protein RadA, which encodes MATKTSRASKAPAYKCAECGWTTAKWVGRCGECQAWGTVEETGTAVARTTAATTVVEPARRIADVDATTAAFLPTGVDELDRVLGGGLVPGAVILLAGEPGVGKSTLLLDVAAKFARTAQDVLYVTGEESAAQVKLRAERIDAVAESLYLSAETDLGQALGQVEKIEPRLLIVDSVQTLSSADVDGSAGGVSQVREVAASIIAAAKRRNMTTLLVGHVTKDGSIAGPRLLEHLVDVVCQFEGERHSRLRLLRAVKNRYGPTDDVGCFDLNENGIEGLADPSGLFVSRTKEPVSGTCITVTMEGRRPLLAEVQSLLAESPNSQPRRATSGLDSSRVSMLLAVLQQRAGTLLHKDDSYVATVGGVKLSEPATDLAVALAVASAKARKPLPIRLVAFGEVGLAGEVRPVPGINQRIQEAHRLGFTHAVVPASHTGPGPVPAGFSVREVEHLTEALSLLIG
- a CDS encoding aromatic acid exporter family protein, translated to MAIPAGLSTTKRFLRSRVRTGLIRSRNSFVPAIQMTVCAVGAYAFAEYILGHTGPLFAATSSLIALGFSREPRLRRVMEVGLGCTIGIAVGDLLLHWLGGDIWVAAVVLLFSILLARFLDSGNIFTTQLALQSLLVVLLPAPSGGPFTRSIDAVVGGMFALLVTILVPKDPRQEPRRDVRKLLHELAEVLRECAGALVNSDSTQAWHALIRGRNCQPLVDAMRQSLRASGEVATLAPAYRRHRDELDRLKQSLDFIDLALRNSRVFARRLTSAINHTALSDEATDSIAGVLQETAAAIDELSLGLAETHEGVRRAHLRTARRDLSEIALRLHPKLLEVQRLEGETVVMLFRPLMVDLLEATGMDAAEARDVLPAL
- the pstS gene encoding phosphate ABC transporter substrate-binding protein PstS, giving the protein MKALRFGRHAAIAVIAAGALALTACGSDNATNTAPAGSQSAGGPKVTGTLTGIGSSAQGAAMDAWKTNFASANSGATVQYSPDGSGAGRKAILDGSAQFAGSDAYLKDDEYASSKSVCGPDGAINVPVYISPIAVAFNVPGVTDLKLDATTVAKIFRGQIAKWNDPAIAALNAGVTLPDLKVTPVNRSDDSGTTQNFTDYLSAAASDVWTDPAAGIWPASLKGENAKGTSGVVKTVTDTPGAVTYADDSAVSGKLGVAQIKVGDSFTKISADAAAKAVDAGQPVAGRAANDLSIKLDRKTTIAGAYPIVLVSFHVLCTTYDKQETVDLIKAFEHYVVSSEGQKAAADSAKSAPLSSDLAAKAAKAIDSIKVKS
- the pstC gene encoding phosphate ABC transporter permease subunit PstC produces the protein MTATSLTSTQGAGRAGDKVFSGATLAAGCLILAVLFGVALFLVVQAIPALTAPADKIQGGQGFFAYIWPIVIGTLIAAAIALVIATPIAIGVALFISHFAPRRLASGLGYVVDLLAAIPSVVYGAWGAAFLAKEISPAYGWLAANMGWLPIFQGPASSTGKTILTAGIVLAVMVLPIITSLSREIFLQTPKLHEEAALALGATRWEMIRMAVLPFARPGIISAIMLGLGRALGETMAVALVLSSGALTASLIQSGNQTIAAEIALNFPEASGLKVSTLIAAGLVLFVITLGVNMIARWVITRHKEFSGAN
- the pstA gene encoding phosphate ABC transporter permease PstA is translated as MTSTLTPVRSKRSALTKGQLPKYAPYAVLVGALIVGAAILALIGFNPFGWGLVSAILFAVGLVSWSAAVEGSRKAKDKLATCLVVGSFLVALLPLVSVIWTVLVNGIPGLIDPGFLTTSMNGVTGAFDNKAVESGAPVMGGIYHALLGTVQITLLATVISVPVGLLTAIYLVEYGHDGRLAKAITFFVDVMTGIPSIVAGLFAAAFFFAVVGPGTKTGAVAAVALSVLMIPVVVRSSEEMLKIVPNELREAAYALGVRKWRTILKVVIPTAISGIASGVTLAIARVIGETAPILVTAGFATSINSNVFGGWMASLPTFIYTQILNPTSPSNPDPSSQRAWGAALVLIILVMVLNLVARLIARIFAPKTGR
- the pstB gene encoding phosphate ABC transporter ATP-binding protein PstB, producing the protein MSKRIDVKDLNVYYGDFLAVEDVSINIEAKSVTAFIGPSGCGKSTFLRTLNRMHEVIPGARVEGEVLLDGDNLYGPGVDPVTVRSQIGMVFQRPNPFPTMSIRDNVLAGVKLNNKKISKGEADVLVERSLKGANLWNEVKDRLEKPGSGLSGGQQQRLCIARAIAVEPQVILMDEPCSALDPISTLAIEDLINELKDQYTVVIVTHNMQQAARVSDKTAFFNIAGTGKPGKLIEYGDTHTIFSNPVQKATEDYVSGRFG